The Acidobacteriota bacterium sequence AGACCTTCGAACGCGGCGAAGGGGTCTTCCAGGAAGGTGACGCGCCCACGACGTTTGCCGCGGTGATTGAAGGGCACGTCAAGATCTTCAAGCGCCTGGCCAACGGGCGCGACATCATCCTGCATCTCTGCGGCGCGGGGCAGATCCTCGGGTCGGTCGCCGTGTTCGAGGGCCGGCCGTACCCGGCCTCGGCCGAGGCCCTCGAGCGGACGTCGTGCCTCTTGGTGCCGCGGCAGGCGTTCTTTCAGCTGCTCGAGCAGTCGCCGTCGCTCGTTCGTGGGTTGCTCTCCGGGTTGTCGCTGCGCTTGATCGAACTCACCGACCGGCTGACGGAGCTCACGGGCTCGCAGGTCGAGTCGCGATTCGCCCGGCTCTTCCTGAAGTTGGGGGACCAGTTCGGGCGGCCGCACCCGGAAGGGATCTTCGTTCCGCTGGCCCTCTCCAGGCAGGAACTGGCCGACCTCACGGGCACGACGATCGAGACGTGCATCCGTGTGATGAGCCGCTGGGGCCGGGAACATCTGCTCATCACCGAACGCGACGGGTTCGTGCTCGTCAACCGCGCGGCGCTCGGAGTCCTCGCCGACGGCTCCTGATCCTGTTCTGATCCCATAAGGCCCAGCCCGAGGCCGCTGAGGTCGCCGAGACCTGTCGGGGGATTCTTCCCACGGCCGTCGTCTTTCCCGTGTTCGAGCACACGTCTCGTCCCGGATGGGCGGCCGTGACGAGAGGCGCGAACTTTGCAGTCACCCACGGCAGAGGAGCGTCCCGTCATGACTCGTCGCCGTCTTTTCGTTGCTTTGTTCGCCAGCGCACTCGTGCTCGTGGGGGCTTGGCCGGCACTGGCTCAAACACGCACAGGCAAACAGGTCTACGACAGCATCTGTCTGACATGCCACGGACCCGACGGCCGGGGCGGTGTGAACCTCGAACTCGAGAAGATCGTCAAGCCACCGGACTTCAGCGATTGTGCCTTCGCGGCTCGTGAGCCCGACGACGCCTTCCTCGCGGTGGCGCATAACGGGGGGCCGTCACGCGGATTCTCGCCGCTGATGGCGCCGTGGGGCGGCCAGTTCTCGGAAGCGGAACTGCAACTCGCCATCAGCCACATCAGGACGTTCTGCACGGACGATCGGTGGCCGCGCGGCGAACTGAACCTGCCGCGGCCGTTGGTGACCGCCAAGGCTTGTCCCGAAGACGAGGCCGTGGTCGCTGTGACATCGTCGGCGTCTGGCGTCACGACGAAGGTGCACTACGAGAAGCGTTTCGGGGCGCTCAACATGTGGGAAGTGGTAATTCCCGTGGCGTCTCTGGACGGGTCGAATGGCCGCGTGAATGGCCTGGGTGACATCGCGCTCGAGTATAAACGCACGCTCGCGCACAGCCTCGCGCGGGGGAACATCGTGAGCGTGACGACGGAGGTGAAGCTCCCGACGGGCAATGAGGACAAGGGGCTGGGCAGCGGCTTCGCCGTGTTTGAGCCGTTCTTGACCTTCGGTCAGGTGCTCGGCGGTTCTGGCTTCCTGCAGGCGCAGGCAGGCGTGGGATTGCCGTTGAAGAAGGGGACCGTGAAGGAAGCGTTCTGGCGGGCAGCGGTCGGGACCACGGTGGAGCAGGGCCGGTTCGGTCGCATCTGGTCGCCCATGGTCGAGATTCTGGGCGCGCGCGAGCTGGAATCCGGCGCGCCGGTTGAGTGGGACGTGCTGCCGGGCGTGCAGATGAGCCTCAACAAGCGTCAGCACGTGCGTCTGGCCGGCGGCGTGCGCATGCCTGTGACACAGCGGGATCATCGAAAGAAGAGCGCCATCGTGTATCTGTTGTGGGATTGGTACGAAGGCGGGTTCCTGCAAGGGTGGTAGGCAGACGGTGCTGTGGGTGCTGAAGGTGCTGGTGGTGCTTGGGGGGCGGTGCTGAGGTGCTGAAGGTGCCGGAGGGGCGAAGGGTGCCACGTATAGCAATCTCGCTGAAGCTCGTGGTGGCTCTGATGCTCGTGGGGGCTGCGCTCGCCGGCCTCAACGCTCAGACGCCGCCAGCGACAGTCGCTGACACCGAGGCTGTGGTGGCCAGGGCTACGCAGGCGATCCAGGAACTGCAAGCCACACTGATCGGTCGATTGAAGGCGGCGATGACCGAAGGCGGGCCGGCGGCAGCGGTTACCGTCTGTCGCGACGAGGCGCAGGCGCTCACCGCGACAGTGGGTGCCAAGTATCAGGTGGCCATTGGGCGCACGAGCCATCGACTGCGGAATCCGAACAACGCTCCTCGAGCGTGGGCCGTGCCGACCGTGTCGGCCGGTGCGGGTGTGAAGCTGGCCGACGCGCGACCGGCCACCTTGGCGCTCGGCAACGGTCGGGTCGGGCTGCTCCGGCCGATTGGGACACTCGACTTCTGCGTCACCTGTCATGGGCCGCGTGAGACCGTCAACGCGGCGATCGGCACCGTGCTCGCCACCGCCTATCCGAAGGACCAGGCCGTTGACTTTGCCGTTGGCGACCTGCGCGGCTGGATCTGGGTGGAAGTCGGGGAGTAGGCGGCGCTGACAGTCCACCCTGGGGCGTCTCGGTCGGCGTTCATCGTGGCTGAGCGGAACCAAACCATGTCTGCGGCCGTCACCTTCCAGGCATGGTGCACCACTTGGTCACGCGCTTCGAGGTTGCCCGACCACTCGACCAGGTCTTCGCGTTCTTCGCAGAGGCAGCCAACCTCGAACGGATCACGCCGCCTGAACTCAGCTTCCGGATCCTGACGCCCGGACCTATTGTGATTCGGGCCGGAACACTCATCGACTATCAGCTCCGGCTGTTCGGCGTGCCGGTCGCGTGGAAGACCGAGATCACGGCCTGGACACCTCCATATTCGTTCGTGGATCGGCAACTGAAGGGACCGTATCGCGTCTGGATCCACACCCATCGCTTCGAGACGACGCCGAACGGCACCGCCATCTCGGACCAGGTGCAGTACGAACTCCCCATGCCGCCCGTCGGTGATCTGGTCCTCCCGGTCGTGCGCCTCCAGCTGGCGCGCATCTTCGCGTTCCGCGAACAGGCGGTTCGGCGACTCCTGGCATGAACAACCTCCTTCGACTCGAAGGGCCACCCCCATGCGCCGAGAGCCCCGATGTGCTGAGGCGCCGATGGCGTATTCTCTTCCCGGGACTCACGATGTGTGATGTGGCGGTTTCGCTGTCCCATGCTCCGATGTCCCGATTCGATGTTTCGATGTG is a genomic window containing:
- a CDS encoding Crp/Fnr family transcriptional regulator codes for the protein MPAPSPDVVARLPIFQRVPAEDRARLAAASRVQTFERGEGVFQEGDAPTTFAAVIEGHVKIFKRLANGRDIILHLCGAGQILGSVAVFEGRPYPASAEALERTSCLLVPRQAFFQLLEQSPSLVRGLLSGLSLRLIELTDRLTELTGSQVESRFARLFLKLGDQFGRPHPEGIFVPLALSRQELADLTGTTIETCIRVMSRWGREHLLITERDGFVLVNRAALGVLADGS
- a CDS encoding cytochrome c, translated to MTRRRLFVALFASALVLVGAWPALAQTRTGKQVYDSICLTCHGPDGRGGVNLELEKIVKPPDFSDCAFAAREPDDAFLAVAHNGGPSRGFSPLMAPWGGQFSEAELQLAISHIRTFCTDDRWPRGELNLPRPLVTAKACPEDEAVVAVTSSASGVTTKVHYEKRFGALNMWEVVIPVASLDGSNGRVNGLGDIALEYKRTLAHSLARGNIVSVTTEVKLPTGNEDKGLGSGFAVFEPFLTFGQVLGGSGFLQAQAGVGLPLKKGTVKEAFWRAAVGTTVEQGRFGRIWSPMVEILGARELESGAPVEWDVLPGVQMSLNKRQHVRLAGGVRMPVTQRDHRKKSAIVYLLWDWYEGGFLQGW
- a CDS encoding DUF3365 domain-containing protein; its protein translation is MPRIAISLKLVVALMLVGAALAGLNAQTPPATVADTEAVVARATQAIQELQATLIGRLKAAMTEGGPAAAVTVCRDEAQALTATVGAKYQVAIGRTSHRLRNPNNAPRAWAVPTVSAGAGVKLADARPATLALGNGRVGLLRPIGTLDFCVTCHGPRETVNAAIGTVLATAYPKDQAVDFAVGDLRGWIWVEVGE
- a CDS encoding SRPBCC family protein, with protein sequence MVHHLVTRFEVARPLDQVFAFFAEAANLERITPPELSFRILTPGPIVIRAGTLIDYQLRLFGVPVAWKTEITAWTPPYSFVDRQLKGPYRVWIHTHRFETTPNGTAISDQVQYELPMPPVGDLVLPVVRLQLARIFAFREQAVRRLLA